A stretch of the Candidatus Methylopumilus planktonicus genome encodes the following:
- a CDS encoding amidohydrolase family protein yields MYWIFSGRKTNSRHRSFVQIFSIPLNIQFKSILRAEDAYLSEKGIINAGEISTRLGLKGIQSISETTAINKILEIAHLTKTKVHLNKISTADGLNLVKIAKKNGVKVTCDVSIHQIFLTDNDIGFFNTNCFLKPPLRRESDRIKIIDSIVDGTIDAICSDHSPVNEDNKLKPFAESEHGASSVELLMPLVYKLSEDYKIDLGLLINKITNQPSGILEINKGSLSVNSDADICIFDPEHSWEINSKSLISEGKNTPFFNQNLTGKVSSTIFNGNIVFTGS; encoded by the coding sequence GTGTATTGGATTTTCTCAGGCAGAAAAACCAATTCAAGACACAGAAGTTTTGTACAGATCTTTTCAATACCTCTCAACATTCAATTTAAAAGCATTTTAAGAGCAGAGGATGCTTATTTATCAGAAAAGGGCATTATAAATGCGGGTGAAATCTCAACTCGACTAGGATTAAAAGGTATTCAAAGCATAAGTGAAACTACTGCCATCAATAAAATTCTGGAAATTGCTCATTTAACCAAGACAAAGGTTCATTTAAATAAAATATCAACTGCTGATGGATTAAATTTAGTAAAAATAGCTAAAAAAAATGGTGTCAAAGTGACTTGTGATGTATCTATTCATCAAATTTTTCTTACAGATAATGATATTGGCTTCTTTAACACTAACTGTTTTTTAAAGCCTCCTTTGAGAAGAGAATCTGATCGAATAAAGATTATTGATTCAATTGTTGATGGCACAATTGATGCAATATGTTCAGATCATTCACCAGTAAATGAAGATAATAAATTGAAACCTTTTGCAGAGTCTGAACATGGCGCATCAAGCGTAGAGCTCCTAATGCCGCTCGTATACAAGCTATCTGAGGACTATAAAATAGACCTGGGCTTGCTAATCAATAAAATAACTAATCAGCCTTCAGGTATTTTGGAAATTAATAAGGGTAGTCTCTCGGTAAATTCGGATGCAGATATTTGTATATTTGACCCTGAGCATTCATGGGAAATAAATTCAAAATCTTTAATCAGTGAAGGTAAAAATACACCATTTTTTAATCAAAATCTTACTGGAAAAGTATCGAGCACTATTTTTAATGGCAATATTGTCTTTACTGGCTCCTAA
- the pyrR gene encoding bifunctional pyr operon transcriptional regulator/uracil phosphoribosyltransferase PyrR translates to MNLPNAENLIESLKNKINEMIDENTVLIGVQRGGELILQKILPSLGSAVATGSIDTSFYRDDFSSRGLKIKNKPSKIDTEINGKHIILIDDVFSSGRTVRAAMNEIFDYGRPDKITLAVLIDRNEQELPISPQICIEKISLSKNQHLELVLDENKKFTFQLKESHV, encoded by the coding sequence ATGAACCTACCTAACGCAGAAAACCTTATAGAAAGCCTAAAAAATAAAATCAATGAGATGATTGATGAGAACACTGTTCTCATTGGCGTCCAGCGAGGTGGAGAACTTATTCTTCAAAAGATTTTACCTAGCTTGGGAAGTGCTGTTGCAACAGGCTCAATTGATACGTCTTTCTATAGGGATGACTTTTCAAGTCGCGGCTTAAAAATAAAAAACAAGCCTTCAAAAATTGATACGGAAATTAATGGCAAGCATATTATTCTTATTGATGATGTATTTTCTTCAGGAAGAACTGTTAGGGCTGCCATGAATGAAATTTTTGATTATGGAAGACCTGATAAAATTACATTGGCTGTTTTAATTGACAGAAACGAGCAAGAGCTTCCTATTTCGCCGCAGATTTGTATCGAAAAAATTAGCCTTTCTAAAAATCAACATTTAGAGCTTGTATTAGATGAGAATAAAAAATTTACCTTTCAGTTAAAGGAATCTCATGTTTAA
- the ruvX gene encoding Holliday junction resolvase RuvX has protein sequence MLNIENHQAPGKQREGNIIGFDFGQRRIGVAIGNNISKTAQALITIESSTNNQTFEAIQKIMDEWRPISIVVGVPFNVDGSEHKVTNLSKKFAKQLEQKYLLPTHLIDERYTSIEANHELKDKKIDLKKKKLLIDQIAAKIILQSYLDQI, from the coding sequence ATGTTAAATATCGAAAATCATCAAGCACCTGGTAAGCAAAGAGAAGGAAATATCATAGGATTTGATTTTGGACAAAGACGCATAGGGGTTGCAATTGGAAACAATATTTCCAAGACAGCTCAGGCTTTAATAACAATCGAATCTTCAACTAATAACCAAACATTTGAAGCTATTCAAAAAATTATGGATGAATGGAGGCCGATATCTATAGTTGTTGGAGTTCCATTTAATGTGGATGGGTCTGAACATAAAGTCACTAATTTATCTAAAAAATTCGCCAAGCAACTAGAGCAAAAATATTTGCTTCCCACTCATCTTATTGATGAACGCTATACTTCAATTGAAGCTAATCATGAACTTAAAGATAAGAAAATTGATTTAAAGAAAAAGAAACTATTAATTGACCAAATAGCTGCAAAAATTATTTTACAATCTTATCTTGACCAAATTTAA
- the ribBA gene encoding bifunctional 3,4-dihydroxy-2-butanone-4-phosphate synthase/GTP cyclohydrolase II produces MIRPIVEIIEDIKQGKMVILVDEENRENEGDLVLAAEFANSDHINFMSKFGRGLICLTLTEEKCKILELPLMVQENETRLGTNFTVSIEAAEGVTTGISANDRATTIKAAIHKNATSKSIVRPGHIFPLISKKGGVLVRAGHTEAGCDLAHLAGLESASVICEILNEDGNMARLPDLIKFSEQHNIKIGTIADLIEYRRKNEKLIEKLIEKNILTPYGEMKLILYKDKILEETHIALVKGEIQKDKETIVRVHEPLSVIDLLDIEDKKHSWNALKAIKKISEDGGVLVFINHNTNTNDLLNILKTENTLPLKSSNDLRNYGIGSQILVDLGVRKMKLLSAPRKMPSMIGFGLEITGYLEN; encoded by the coding sequence ATGATCCGTCCGATAGTTGAAATTATTGAAGATATAAAACAAGGCAAAATGGTTATCCTTGTGGATGAGGAAAATAGAGAAAATGAAGGCGATCTCGTTCTTGCGGCAGAATTTGCTAATTCAGATCATATTAATTTTATGTCTAAATTTGGGCGCGGCCTTATTTGTCTAACGCTAACAGAAGAGAAATGCAAAATACTCGAATTGCCTCTAATGGTTCAAGAAAATGAAACACGCTTAGGGACTAACTTTACGGTGTCTATTGAAGCTGCTGAAGGCGTCACTACTGGAATTTCAGCAAATGACAGAGCCACAACAATTAAAGCTGCAATTCATAAAAATGCTACTTCAAAAAGTATTGTAAGGCCCGGTCATATATTCCCATTAATATCCAAAAAAGGTGGTGTGCTTGTCAGGGCTGGACATACTGAAGCTGGATGTGATCTTGCGCATCTTGCAGGTCTTGAATCAGCATCAGTGATATGTGAAATTCTTAATGAAGATGGAAATATGGCGCGACTTCCAGATTTAATTAAATTTTCAGAGCAGCATAATATTAAGATTGGAACAATTGCAGATCTTATCGAATACCGAAGAAAAAATGAAAAATTAATCGAAAAATTAATCGAAAAAAATATCTTAACGCCTTATGGCGAAATGAAATTAATTTTGTATAAAGACAAAATCTTAGAAGAAACTCATATTGCCCTTGTAAAAGGTGAAATTCAAAAAGATAAAGAAACTATTGTGAGAGTTCATGAGCCTTTATCGGTGATAGACCTTTTAGATATAGAAGATAAAAAGCATTCATGGAATGCCTTGAAGGCAATCAAAAAAATAAGTGAGGATGGCGGTGTATTAGTCTTTATAAACCACAATACAAACACCAACGATCTCCTAAATATTTTAAAAACAGAAAACACTCTGCCACTCAAGAGCAGTAATGATCTAAGAAATTACGGGATTGGCTCTCAAATATTAGTAGATTTAGGAGTTAGAAAAATGAAGCTACTATCTGCCCCAAGAAAAATGCCGAGCATGATTGGTTTTGGGCTTGAAATTACAGGTTATTTAGAAAATTAA
- a CDS encoding riboflavin synthase — MFTGIIQSIGLIKKIESLKKDARITVAYEANKIKASNLGDSISINGVCLTVQKKQKNQFIFHVSAETLSRTISFSEKSLVNLESAVLYNGKVGGHFVTGHIDGIAKIASIKTTSQCWILEIKPPKKLMKFIAEKGSIAINGVSLTVNSVKSDNFKVNIIPFTLKETNLGSLTKGSEINIEVDLIARYLENILKRK; from the coding sequence ATGTTTACAGGCATAATTCAATCCATCGGCTTAATAAAAAAAATTGAATCTTTAAAAAAAGATGCCCGCATTACTGTCGCCTATGAGGCCAATAAAATTAAGGCAAGCAACTTGGGAGATAGCATATCTATTAATGGGGTATGCCTTACCGTTCAGAAAAAACAAAAAAATCAATTTATATTTCATGTGTCCGCAGAAACGTTAAGCAGAACTATATCTTTTTCTGAAAAATCTCTAGTAAATTTAGAGAGTGCAGTTTTATACAATGGAAAAGTAGGCGGTCATTTTGTAACAGGCCATATTGATGGCATAGCAAAAATTGCCAGTATCAAAACTACTAGTCAATGTTGGATTCTAGAAATCAAGCCCCCTAAAAAACTAATGAAATTTATTGCTGAAAAGGGATCTATTGCGATAAATGGCGTAAGTCTTACTGTAAATTCAGTTAAAAGTGATAATTTTAAAGTAAACATTATTCCTTTTACCCTGAAGGAAACTAATTTAGGGAGCCTAACCAAGGGCAGCGAAATTAACATTGAAGTAGACTTGATTGCTAGATACCTTGAAAACATTCTCAAAAGAAAATAA
- a CDS encoding lipoprotein-releasing ABC transporter permease subunit produces MSLLNKYLPFEVWIAYRYIKFKQKNSFISFISMTSMVGIALGVSALIIILSVMNGFQDELRTRILGVASHIEITSSNNTLTHWEDLVKKLHESPDVVGSAPYVDGQGMLVSEFGSQGIMLRGISSELEGNVDNLEKKVKVGKLSDLKPNTFNLILGIDAAKQLGIVVGDKVNILIPQGSYTPAGTFPRMRQFNVAGIFEIGMYEYDSGMALMNIEDAQKFFQMNNTISGVRVKTDDLFLAPLVAKRLSESLSESGVFYVSDWTKKHANFFAAVQMEKRVMFIILMLIIAVAAFNIVSTLVMAVTDKRSDIAILKTYGAKPKSILYIFIIQGSLIGLIGTISGVFLGTVVALNIHSIVPFIEHLFNVQFLSKDIYYISEVPSKLLYSDVSAIAFISILLSIVATIYPSIKASNTSPAEALKHD; encoded by the coding sequence ATGTCTTTACTTAACAAATACCTGCCTTTTGAAGTTTGGATTGCTTATAGATATATAAAGTTTAAGCAAAAAAATAGCTTCATATCTTTTATTTCAATGACAAGTATGGTTGGAATAGCTCTTGGAGTTTCAGCACTCATTATTATTTTATCTGTTATGAATGGTTTTCAGGATGAACTTCGAACGCGAATTCTAGGAGTGGCTTCTCATATTGAAATTACAAGCTCAAATAATACATTGACACATTGGGAAGATTTAGTAAAAAAACTTCATGAATCTCCTGATGTAGTAGGGTCAGCACCTTATGTAGATGGCCAGGGCATGTTAGTTAGCGAATTCGGAAGTCAGGGAATTATGCTTCGAGGGATTTCATCAGAACTTGAAGGTAATGTTGATAACTTGGAGAAGAAAGTTAAGGTTGGTAAGCTATCTGATTTAAAACCTAATACATTTAATTTGATTTTAGGGATAGATGCTGCAAAGCAACTAGGTATTGTCGTTGGAGATAAAGTTAATATTTTAATTCCGCAAGGCTCTTATACGCCCGCAGGCACATTTCCTAGAATGCGACAATTTAATGTTGCAGGTATTTTCGAAATTGGAATGTATGAATATGATTCTGGTATGGCGTTGATGAATATAGAAGACGCTCAGAAATTCTTTCAAATGAATAATACTATTTCAGGAGTCAGGGTTAAGACTGATGATCTTTTTTTGGCGCCTTTAGTGGCAAAAAGACTATCAGAGAGCTTGTCGGAATCAGGTGTTTTTTATGTCAGCGATTGGACAAAAAAACATGCGAATTTTTTCGCAGCTGTTCAAATGGAAAAAAGAGTGATGTTTATAATTCTGATGCTAATCATTGCGGTTGCGGCATTTAATATTGTTTCTACTTTGGTGATGGCGGTAACTGATAAAAGATCAGACATTGCAATTCTTAAAACATATGGAGCAAAACCTAAAAGTATCCTATATATATTTATCATTCAGGGTTCTTTGATAGGCTTAATCGGAACTATCAGCGGGGTATTTTTGGGAACTGTTGTTGCATTAAATATTCATTCGATCGTGCCTTTTATTGAGCATTTATTCAACGTTCAATTCTTATCCAAGGATATTTATTATATTTCTGAAGTGCCTTCCAAGCTCTTATATAGCGATGTAAGTGCTATAGCCTTTATCTCGATTTTGTTGTCTATTGTTGCCACAATTTATCCAAGCATAAAAGCTTCTAACACTTCACCTGCTGAGGCGTTAAAGCATGACTAA
- a CDS encoding ABC transporter ATP-binding protein has translation MTKKLLIACKDLSKTFPGLDEEIIKKLNLNIKEGDHTAIVGVSGSGKSTLLHLMAGLEKASSGQIEILDQDISFLNQDELGVLRNTHLGFVYQFHHLLSDFNAIENVAMPLLIRRYGYKQAFKEAEVLLKKIGLSKRLTHKPSELSGGERQRVAIARSLITKPKCILADEPTGNLDGKTAHFVFDLLLDLAKEDRSTLVLVTHDIQLASKLKFQYKLNQGKLKKT, from the coding sequence ATGACTAAAAAATTACTTATAGCTTGTAAAGACTTATCTAAGACTTTTCCTGGTCTAGATGAAGAAATTATTAAAAAGTTAAATCTTAATATCAAAGAAGGTGATCATACAGCTATTGTTGGCGTCTCCGGGTCTGGCAAAAGTACACTTCTTCATCTCATGGCTGGACTTGAAAAGGCCTCATCTGGACAGATAGAAATTTTAGATCAAGATATCTCATTTTTAAATCAAGATGAATTGGGAGTTTTGAGAAATACACATTTAGGCTTTGTGTATCAATTTCATCATTTGCTCAGTGATTTTAATGCCATAGAAAATGTTGCAATGCCGTTATTAATTAGAAGGTATGGATACAAACAGGCTTTTAAGGAGGCTGAGGTACTATTAAAAAAAATAGGTTTAAGTAAAAGGCTGACTCATAAACCATCCGAATTATCTGGGGGCGAAAGGCAGAGAGTGGCAATTGCGAGATCCCTAATTACCAAGCCAAAGTGCATTCTTGCAGATGAGCCCACAGGAAATTTAGATGGAAAAACAGCACATTTTGTATTTGATTTATTGCTTGATTTAGCGAAAGAGGATCGTTCAACTCTTGTCCTGGTAACTCATGATATTCAGCTAGCATCAAAATTAAAGTTTCAATATAAATTAAATCAAGGAAAGCTTAAAAAGACTTAA
- a CDS encoding MotA/TolQ/ExbB proton channel family protein translates to MWEIILAAGWPIWPLIFASIIALAIIGERFWSLRVEIIAPSDLLPEVQNLLNQGTIKKDVIAKIREHSLLGEIFASALVNSNTSAAHIKEAIEESGRSVSYKLEKYLSTLGTIAAVAPLLGLLGTVIGMVDLFSSFTNSGHDVAIFARGISVALYNTAAGIVVAVPAMIFYRFFRSKVDDLIFDMEQQALKLIESMGVRK, encoded by the coding sequence ATGTGGGAAATTATTTTAGCCGCTGGATGGCCGATTTGGCCGCTCATTTTTGCATCAATTATTGCTCTAGCAATTATTGGCGAGCGATTTTGGTCTTTAAGAGTTGAAATTATTGCCCCAAGCGATCTTCTCCCTGAGGTTCAGAACTTATTGAATCAAGGCACCATAAAAAAAGATGTCATTGCAAAAATTAGAGAGCATTCTCTTTTAGGTGAAATTTTTGCAAGCGCTCTTGTCAATTCAAATACATCCGCAGCTCATATTAAAGAAGCTATAGAAGAGTCAGGCAGATCAGTGAGCTACAAGCTTGAAAAATATCTATCAACACTTGGTACAATTGCGGCAGTTGCTCCTCTTTTGGGGCTCTTGGGCACGGTAATAGGCATGGTTGATCTTTTTAGTTCATTCACAAACAGTGGCCATGATGTGGCTATATTTGCAAGAGGCATTTCAGTGGCCCTGTATAATACGGCAGCAGGTATTGTTGTGGCAGTCCCAGCTATGATTTTTTATCGCTTTTTTAGATCTAAAGTAGATGATTTAATCTTTGATATGGAGCAACAAGCTCTTAAGCTGATTGAATCTATGGGCGTTCGTAAATAA
- a CDS encoding ExbD/TolR family protein, which produces MNFQRGKKHEEMELNLVPLIDVLLVIIIFLVVSTTFSRFSELKINLPTAEANSPDKKPNVINVSISAEGVYAINDNPLPNKSLESIIAALKNSAKGEKEIPVIINADAKCEHQSVINVMEASRQAGLTHITFSTKVN; this is translated from the coding sequence ATGAATTTTCAGCGGGGAAAAAAACACGAAGAGATGGAATTAAACTTAGTTCCTTTAATCGATGTTTTATTAGTTATTATTATTTTCCTTGTCGTAAGCACAACCTTCTCTAGATTTAGTGAATTAAAAATTAATCTTCCTACTGCTGAAGCCAATAGCCCCGATAAGAAACCTAACGTTATTAATGTGTCTATTTCAGCTGAGGGCGTCTACGCCATAAATGACAATCCCCTCCCTAATAAAAGCCTCGAGTCTATTATTGCGGCCTTAAAAAATTCGGCAAAAGGTGAAAAAGAAATTCCGGTAATTATTAATGCAGATGCAAAATGTGAGCATCAGTCCGTCATTAACGTCATGGAAGCCTCAAGACAGGCAGGGTTAACCCATATTACATTCTCAACAAAAGTTAACTAA
- the msbA gene encoding lipid A export permease/ATP-binding protein MsbA, which produces MAKNIKKITASQPINFRYLYKRLFKYTWQHKFILSLSLVSLIVLSLTNTAFLAIIKKITDQGFGSEIADKQSSLALLLLLVMSIRALSGLFSSYFMKSTSLKVVESLRSDLFKKIMMLPMNFFDKNSSSHIVSKLNSDVQQLSNVITDIGFNLIKDGISFIGIVCYMIYLDWKLTLVFLLLAPILAYYLKIMSPRLRAAGTISQNANGELIMASDEAIAAQRIVKIFGTGQYEVSRFNKISEKIRKIQAKLIRIASLNSFTVEILAGVALSGIAFYSFGKFSAGQFAAFFAALLMIIAPIKSLTSINDKIQIAIAAAKSVFGLMDEPSEIDRGSKLINRAKGHIKISDLTFKYQNSKLNILEGINLIIKPGEKVALVGKSGGGKTTLINLLPRFYQIDQGKIFLDGININDLKLKNLRSQFSLVSQDTILFNDTIMNNIAYGNLERPVSLEEVKKAAIAANAWEFIDPLPNKLDHEIGDRGVRLSGGQRQRISIARAILKNAPILLLDEATSALDSHSEKYVQSALDNLMKNRTTIVIAHRLSTILNADRIVVIEKSKVIDVGTHAELIRRCKHYSTLYKKGLK; this is translated from the coding sequence ATGGCAAAAAATATTAAAAAAATAACTGCATCACAGCCAATTAATTTTAGATATCTTTATAAAAGACTGTTTAAATATACTTGGCAACATAAGTTTATTCTATCTTTAAGTTTAGTTTCATTGATTGTCCTGTCATTAACTAATACAGCATTTCTCGCTATTATTAAAAAAATTACTGATCAGGGATTTGGGTCGGAAATTGCAGATAAACAATCTTCCCTAGCTTTACTTCTTCTTTTGGTTATGTCGATAAGAGCCTTGTCAGGGTTATTTTCGAGTTATTTTATGAAATCAACTTCATTGAAGGTTGTTGAAAGTCTTAGGTCTGATCTATTTAAGAAAATTATGATGCTGCCCATGAATTTTTTTGACAAAAATTCATCAAGTCACATTGTCTCTAAATTAAATAGCGATGTTCAGCAGCTCTCAAATGTGATTACAGATATAGGATTTAATCTCATAAAGGACGGAATAAGTTTTATTGGGATAGTTTGCTATATGATTTATTTGGACTGGAAACTTACGCTAGTATTTTTATTATTAGCTCCAATCTTGGCCTATTACCTTAAAATAATGTCTCCAAGGCTTAGGGCTGCAGGAACGATTTCGCAGAATGCAAATGGGGAGTTAATCATGGCATCTGATGAGGCTATAGCTGCACAAAGAATCGTTAAAATATTTGGAACAGGCCAATACGAAGTTAGTCGGTTTAATAAAATTTCAGAAAAAATAAGGAAAATCCAAGCAAAGCTCATAAGAATTGCATCCTTAAATTCTTTTACAGTAGAAATTTTAGCGGGCGTTGCATTATCGGGAATTGCTTTTTATTCATTCGGTAAATTTTCGGCAGGACAATTTGCTGCTTTTTTTGCTGCTTTGTTGATGATCATTGCCCCAATTAAAAGCTTAACCTCAATAAATGACAAAATTCAAATTGCTATAGCAGCTGCTAAAAGTGTATTTGGATTGATGGATGAACCCTCAGAAATTGATCGTGGTTCAAAATTAATTAATCGGGCAAAAGGGCATATAAAAATATCTGACTTAACATTTAAATATCAAAATAGTAAGCTCAATATTCTCGAAGGCATCAATTTGATTATTAAGCCTGGTGAGAAAGTAGCGCTCGTTGGCAAATCAGGCGGAGGAAAAACAACGCTTATTAATTTATTGCCAAGATTTTATCAAATTGATCAAGGTAAAATTTTTTTAGATGGTATTAATATTAATGATTTAAAGTTAAAAAATCTGCGTAGTCAGTTTTCATTGGTAAGCCAAGATACAATTTTATTTAATGACACAATAATGAACAATATAGCTTATGGCAATTTAGAAAGACCAGTAAGTTTAGAGGAAGTTAAAAAAGCTGCTATCGCAGCAAATGCTTGGGAATTTATTGATCCCCTTCCGAATAAACTAGACCATGAAATCGGCGATAGGGGAGTTAGGCTGTCTGGAGGACAAAGACAAAGAATTTCAATTGCCCGTGCAATTTTAAAAAATGCACCAATACTACTTCTTGACGAAGCAACTTCAGCACTTGATTCTCACTCAGAAAAATATGTTCAGTCAGCCTTGGATAATCTAATGAAAAATAGAACAACTATAGTCATAGCCCATAGATTGTCTACAATTTTAAATGCTGATCGAATTGTTGTGATTGAGAAATCTAAAGTTATTGATGTTGGAACACATGCAGAATTAATTAGGCGATGCAAACATTATTCAACCTTGTACAAAAAAGGTCTGAAATAG
- the lpxK gene encoding tetraacyldisaccharide 4'-kinase — MIAYKALSKLHYSKSLASLFLLPLSAIYLLISFTRKYLYRFNLLKSFKMQVPVIVIGNITSGGTGKTPLVIHLANELKKNGYYPGVISRGYGSKRNGVSEVNKKSDVENIGDEPILIHKHTHLPVFIAKDRVLAAKTLIKKYKKIDVILSDDGMQHYRLRRDMEILVIDGTRRFGNGYLLPAGPLREPKRKLKAVDAIVCNEKKVIDGSYLMKYKSYFLINLKTKKKIPLNKLRLKNLHAVAGIGNPDRFFNYLKALGLVFDSSSYKDHYRFTKKDFKTMSDKNIIMTEKDAIKCEKFAKDNFWYLPVVAEIDSRFTDLILNKMKNIAHG, encoded by the coding sequence TTGATAGCATACAAGGCTCTCTCTAAGCTGCATTACTCAAAAAGCTTAGCTTCTTTATTTCTTCTGCCGTTATCAGCAATTTATCTCCTAATATCCTTTACTAGAAAATATCTTTATCGATTTAATCTTTTAAAGTCTTTTAAGATGCAGGTCCCTGTAATTGTTATCGGAAACATAACTTCAGGTGGTACCGGTAAAACTCCTTTAGTGATTCATCTCGCAAATGAATTGAAGAAAAATGGATACTATCCCGGAGTCATAAGCAGGGGATATGGCTCTAAAAGAAATGGTGTAAGTGAGGTAAATAAAAAAAGTGATGTGGAAAATATTGGTGATGAACCAATTTTGATTCATAAACATACCCATCTACCAGTTTTTATTGCAAAAGATAGGGTATTGGCTGCAAAAACACTCATTAAAAAATATAAAAAAATAGATGTCATTTTATCTGATGATGGAATGCAGCATTATCGTTTAAGGCGTGATATGGAAATTTTAGTTATAGATGGGACTAGAAGATTTGGGAATGGGTATCTTCTACCAGCAGGGCCGCTAAGGGAACCTAAGCGAAAACTGAAAGCTGTAGATGCTATCGTCTGTAATGAAAAAAAAGTGATAGATGGTAGCTACCTCATGAAATATAAGAGTTATTTCCTAATTAATCTAAAAACTAAGAAAAAAATTCCATTAAATAAGCTTCGCTTAAAGAACCTTCATGCAGTAGCTGGCATTGGGAACCCAGATCGCTTTTTTAATTACCTAAAGGCATTAGGTTTGGTATTTGATAGCTCATCTTATAAAGATCATTATCGGTTTACAAAAAAAGATTTTAAAACGATGAGTGATAAGAATATTATAATGACTGAGAAAGACGCTATTAAATGCGAAAAGTTTGCTAAGGATAATTTTTGGTATTTGCCAGTTGTTGCTGAAATTGACTCAAGGTTTACTGATCTTATTTTGAATAAAATGAAAAATATAGCCCATGGATAA
- a CDS encoding Trm112 family protein, whose protein sequence is MDKNLLKILVCPVTKGPLIYKKEQNELISKSAKLAYPIKDGIPILLESEARAIKSDEDYS, encoded by the coding sequence ATGGATAAAAATCTATTAAAAATTTTAGTTTGCCCAGTTACTAAGGGGCCATTAATCTATAAAAAAGAACAAAATGAGCTTATATCGAAGTCCGCTAAACTTGCTTATCCGATCAAAGATGGTATTCCAATTTTGCTGGAGAGTGAGGCGAGAGCAATCAAGAGTGACGAAGATTATTCATGA
- the kdsB gene encoding 3-deoxy-manno-octulosonate cytidylyltransferase produces the protein MTFKIIIPARYQSSRLQGKPLLNIAGIPMVIHVIKQSLKSKVNEAVVATDDQRIFDAVEKFGYKAIMTNINHKSGTDRLAEVVNLMHWSDNEIVVNVQGDEPLIDPLLINQVAEYLDYQKEVFVSTACHSISDYNDFINPNNVKVVLDKNSQALYFSRAPIPFARDEFAQKIIGRKGFYKHIGIYAYRAKFLKDFNRIGEAELEDIEKLEQLRILYAGYKIGVVQSNDTPSAGVDTPEDLERVRKLFSN, from the coding sequence ATGACATTTAAAATTATTATTCCAGCGAGATATCAGAGTAGCCGACTCCAGGGGAAGCCTCTTTTGAATATCGCTGGCATTCCCATGGTGATTCATGTTATAAAGCAATCATTAAAAAGCAAGGTTAATGAGGCTGTGGTTGCAACTGACGATCAAAGGATTTTTGATGCTGTTGAAAAGTTTGGGTATAAAGCAATCATGACTAATATTAATCATAAATCTGGCACTGATCGATTAGCAGAGGTTGTTAATTTGATGCATTGGTCAGATAACGAGATTGTTGTTAATGTTCAGGGAGATGAGCCGCTTATTGACCCATTATTAATTAATCAAGTTGCAGAATATTTAGATTATCAAAAAGAAGTATTTGTTTCTACAGCGTGCCATTCTATCTCAGATTACAATGATTTTATAAATCCAAATAATGTCAAAGTCGTACTTGATAAAAATTCACAAGCCTTATATTTTAGTCGAGCGCCTATTCCCTTTGCGAGAGATGAGTTTGCTCAAAAGATAATTGGAAGAAAAGGGTTCTATAAACATATTGGAATCTACGCTTATCGTGCTAAGTTTCTAAAAGACTTTAATAGAATAGGGGAAGCTGAATTGGAAGACATTGAAAAGTTGGAGCAGCTTAGAATTCTATATGCAGGTTACAAGATTGGTGTTGTTCAATCAAATGACACGCCCTCGGCTGGAGTTGATACCCCCGAAGATCTTGAAAGGGTAAGAAAGCTTTTTTCTAATTAA